TCAAATCAAATTGGATACACCTCTATTAGCCTTTTTCACAACAAACGCTTTAGAGCAACAGATTACCTCAAACCTCAAACCTCTCCTCATCTTATCAATAAAAGAGGATCGAATTAgagaataatttattaagccCTCTCTAATAGCCTTTCATTCTCCATAAGATTTTTGGATTTgtaaaatacataaatatattagATTTCTTTTTGATAAACCAAGTTATATATGTGGTTGTAATTATCTAGAACAAAATAAACATTTTCATTTAACGATCGTATTTGCGCCAGATCACATGCACCTGCATGCACAAAAGCAAATGGATGTTTAGCCCTCCAATTAGTTTTCTTAGAATATTTCTTGGAGCCATggattcttatttaaattattggCCGGAGAACCTTTCAAACTAATAAATTGGTATCTTAGTTTTTTTTAGAGTAATTAAATTGCACCGGCCCTTTGAAAGTTAGAGATTATATATTCCTATCcaatattttagaaatattctattatttaaattgtactatatatataaaatatataatcccCTAACATTATCAATGTGACTGATTGCAATGGATTGTATGCTACCACCGCAATAGAGAACCCTCCACGAGCTCCACCTTTCTAGACTAACACGTCCAATGATAAAACCTACCATCAAATCACATTGGATACAACTCTAATAGCCTTTTTGACAACAAACGCTTTAGAGCAACAGATTACCTCAAACCTCAAACCTCTCCTCTTCTTATCAATAAAAGAGGAATTAgagaataatttattaagtcCTCTCTAATAGCCTTTCATTCTCCATAAGATTTTTGGATTTgtaaaatacataaatatattagATTTCTTTTTCATAAACCAAGTTATATATGTGGCTGTAATTATCTAGAACAAAATAAACATTGTCATTTAACGATCGTATATGCGCCAGATCACATACACCTGCATGCACAAAAGCAAATGGATGTTTAGCCCTCCAATTAGTTTTCTTAGAATATTTCTTGGAGCCATGGATTCTTATTTAAAAGCTGAAATTATTGGCCAGAGAACCTTTTAAACTAATAAATTGGTATCTTAGTTCTTTTTAGAGTAATTAAATTGCACCGGCCCTTTGAAAGTTAGAGACAATTACATATTCCCATCcaatattttagaaatattctattatttaaattgtactatatatataaaatatataatcccCTAACATTATCAATGTGACTGATTGCAATGGATTGTATGCTACCACCACAATAGAGAACCCTCCACGAGCTCCACCTTTCTAGACTAACACTTCCAATGATAAAACCTACCATCAAATCACATTGGATACACCTCTAATAGCCTTTTTGACAACAAACGCTTTAGAGCAACAGATTACCTCAAACCTCAAACCTCTCCTCTTCTTATCAATAAAAGAGGAATTAgagaataatttattaagccCTCTCTAATAACCTTTCATTCTCCATAAGATTTTTGGATTTgtaaaatacataaatatattagATTTCCTTTTGATAAACCAAGTTATGTGGCTGTAATTGTctagaaacaaaaaaaacattttCATTTAACGGTCGTATATGCGTTAGATTACATACACCTACATGCATGAAAACAAATGAATAGAGTCCTATAGTTGTTTAATATTTAAATTCGAAGTTATGTGTGTTGTGTTAGCCAATTAACCTTGATCCATTTCAAAGTTTCTCTCTTTCatcccttatttttttttaatcacagcTGGTTATTCATCTTTCATGGGCATAATGGGATTTCATCAGCGATTTTTTTCCTAAACCATGGTTAACGAAGGTTCGTGTTGAAGTCGGGGTCAGCTGTCCGTGGGTGACGTGGCCGTTCTCAAGTCTCTTTATTTCTTTACGGCTCTAGAGTTCACGAACTCTCGAAGGGCCGCTATAAATACGAGGAAGAGAGAGCTCCCCTCCCAAGACTAGGCGTTTAACGCAATGGAGTCCTTGCTTTCTCTCTTAGCTTACTCATGTCTCCTCTTATTCCCATTAGCTGCATTCTTGTGCGTCAAGGCCACCTGGCGGAGCCCGAGGCTCCCTCCTGGCCCTTTAAGGCTCCCAATCATCGGCAATCTTCATCAGTTGGGTGAGCATCCACACCGCTCGCTCCGGCTACTCTCGGAGAAGTATGGCTCCCTTATGAGCCTAAAGCTTGGTTTCATACCAACCATCATCGTATCCTCACGGGAGATGGCCTCTGAGATTCTGAAGACCCAAGATCTCATCTTTTGCACCAGGCCTCCCCTCGTCGCCTTCAAGCGACTCTCTTATGGTGGACGAGACATGGGATTGTCACCCTACAGCGAACAGTGGAGACAACTGAGGAAGATTAGCATGTTAGAAGTCTTCAGTGCAAAGAGGGTGCAAGCCTTTCAGTCCATAAGGGAGGAAGAAGTGAACACCCTAGTACAAACTCTATTAACGCAATCCTCGAGTGGTCCTGTGAATCTTAGTGAGATGTCTTTCTGCCTCTTTAACAATATCACTACTCGAGAAATCTTCGGCAGGAGGATTTCGAGTGATGGTGACTGCACGAGCAGCAAATACCATCCTCTCCTAATTGAGATGATGTCTTTACTGGGAGGGTTTTTCTTAGGGGACTTCTTTCCTTCGATGGAGTGGTTGGATGTGATCACCGGGACGAGAGCGAGGCTCAAGAGGAGCTTCCTTGCcatggatgagttccttgaggaGGAGATCGAAAAGCACATCCATGGTGGAGGAAGCCCAGATGACTTCATTAGTGTTCTCGTCGGGCTTCAGAAGGATTTAAGCCTTGGATTCCCCCTCACCAGGGATCATATCAAAGGCATCGCCATGGTTAGTACCTTTGCCTCACTTCTTCTTTTACTTTGTAGAGCATACAGAGTGCTATGAGTTGTTCTATAAACCTACATGTGCAGAGTATACAATTGTGCTATCATCTTTGAGACATCTGATAAAATTGGAACATAATGGTAATAGTAAAAGCATCATCAACAACCCCCTCAATAAAtcatatattaattaaaattataatgAAATAAGCCTTGTGGTAGTCACATATATTGGTAGAATCTTTGTTTTTCAAAACCGAGTGATGGATCATTCCGTATCAACTGAGGCAGGTTAACCCAGAAGCTCCTCATCAGAGCATTCGATTACAGCAGCTGATCAGGCATCTAGTGTCCGATAAAATTGGAACGATATATCACCGTATATGGTGCTTTGTTCCCATTCTTTGATAGTCATGCACGGCTGCATTTTTAATGCCAATAAATCCATGATCTGAAATATTGGACCATCAAATTATTAGATGAGTGTCAAGGCTAGGGATGTTATAATCAAATGGATAGAAGACATAGCCATCAAAGATTCTCCGCCTTGGATATGGTGTAATTCTTCACTAAATCATGCTAcacaggagagagagagagagactgttTGACATATCACTGGGACCGTGCTTTTAATGCACTTGCTCTCCATCATCATCCGTTGGATGGCCCGAGATGATAAGAACCCTCACCAACCGGAGAGGATAATTAAGAATCCTGTGGGGGTCACAAAGTGACACTCACAGGATAGAACTATCTTGTCTCCTCACCAACTGGAGAGGATAAGAATCCTGTGGGGGTCGCAAAGTGACACTCATGTGAGTGAAGGTCTCCGTAAAGAACCAGATAATTAAGATTACATCAGCAAAAAAATCAGGTTAGCTTTCCGTTTGGAGATCCAAAAGTCAGCACAGAAGCGCACATTTTAATTATTTGGCAACTTCCGAGTGGGACATGCAACTATGCAAGGTGTGGTCCCTAGAGGGGATTAGAAGGGATTATATGGGGAAAAACTAGTTCAGCTCTCTATGTCATACTTTTGATTGTTTTTATAAAACGCGCACTACCTACAAATTCTGCACGATGTAGTTAATAATGATGCATAAATAATTTGTCCTATTCCAAATGctattatttttctctcttacaCTTGAGCACTATATAACTACGATAAATATGCATTATTGTTTCTACGTTGTCCATACAAGTATATTTACAACAGGGAAATCATGCTATATtgatttcccaaagaaaaatCTCAAAAAATTACTCTATATTGATGTGATAATCACTTCCATACTTGGCAGAATGTGTTTCTTGGTGGATCGGACACCTCTGCATCTACCTTAGAATCGGGAATGACTGAGCTCATGAGGAACTCAACAGTGATGAAGAAAGCTCAAGATGAAGTTCGAGGACTCCTTGGAAATAAAGGGAAGGTGGAAGAGGGTGACATTCAACAACTACATTATCTCAAGCTTGTAATTAAGGAAGTTCTTCGGTTGCACCCTCCCGCTCCATTGCTACTCCCTCGAGAATGTATGCAAGATTGCAAGATCAATGG
This genomic interval from Phoenix dactylifera cultivar Barhee BC4 unplaced genomic scaffold, palm_55x_up_171113_PBpolish2nd_filt_p 000092F, whole genome shotgun sequence contains the following:
- the LOC103724080 gene encoding cytochrome P450 71A1-like, whose translation is MESLLSLLAYSCLLLFPLAAFLCVKATWRSPRLPPGPLRLPIIGNLHQLGEHPHRSLRLLSEKYGSLMSLKLGFIPTIIVSSREMASEILKTQDLIFCTRPPLVAFKRLSYGGRDMGLSPYSEQWRQLRKISMLEVFSAKRVQAFQSIREEEVNTLVQTLLTQSSSGPVNLSEMSFCLFNNITTREIFGRRISSDGDCTSSKYHPLLIEMMSLLGGFFLGDFFPSMEWLDVITGTRARLKRSFLAMDEFLEEEIEKHIHGGGSPDDFISVLVGLQKDLSLGFPLTRDHIKGIAMNVFLGGSDTSASTLESGMTELMRNSTVMKKAQDEVRGLLGNKGKVEEGDIQQLHYLKLVIKEVLRLHPPAPLLLPRECMQDCKINGYNIPKKARVYINAWAIGRDPRHWQDPEAFIPERFEDNDINFKGQYFQFIPFGSGRRMCPGMSLGVTAAELALANLLYRFDWNLPSGMSKEDIDMEEEFGLVLRRKSPIILVATPTSFVT